A window from Flavobacterium sp. 83 encodes these proteins:
- a CDS encoding 3'-5' exonuclease — translation MIDKINLNNILFLDIETVPEAEDFNALDSEMKDLWENKTQYQRKDEYTPEDFYDRAGIWAEFGKIVCISVGYFTIKGDIRNFRVTSFFGEEKKILLDFNNLLNNHFNQPQHALCGHNAKEFDIPFLARRMIINQIAIPNKLNLFGKKPWEIPHLDTLELWKFGDYKHYTSLKLMCKVLGIPSPKGDIDGSQVGHVFYVEKDIDRIVTYCEKDTIAVAQIFLRLRREDLLIEEEIIHV, via the coding sequence ATGATAGATAAAATAAACCTTAATAACATTCTATTCCTTGATATAGAAACGGTTCCGGAAGCCGAAGATTTCAATGCGTTAGATTCTGAAATGAAAGACCTTTGGGAGAACAAAACCCAATACCAGCGCAAAGATGAATACACTCCGGAAGATTTTTATGATCGTGCCGGAATTTGGGCTGAATTTGGTAAAATAGTTTGTATTTCGGTAGGGTATTTTACCATCAAAGGAGATATTCGGAATTTTAGGGTGACTTCTTTTTTTGGAGAAGAAAAGAAAATTTTGCTTGATTTCAATAATTTGTTGAACAATCATTTCAATCAGCCGCAACATGCGTTATGTGGCCACAATGCCAAGGAATTTGATATTCCGTTCCTTGCGCGACGTATGATTATCAATCAAATTGCAATTCCAAACAAGCTGAATTTATTTGGAAAAAAACCGTGGGAAATTCCGCATTTAGATACGTTGGAATTATGGAAATTTGGCGACTATAAACATTACACATCTTTAAAGTTAATGTGTAAAGTACTTGGAATCCCTTCTCCAAAAGGTGATATTGACGGCAGTCAGGTGGGACATGTTTTTTATGTAGAAAAAGACATTGACCGCATTGTAACGTATTGTGAAAAAGACACCATTGCCGTGGCGCAAATTTTCCTCCGCTTGCGAAGAGAAGATTTGTTGATTGAGGAGGAAATTATTCATGTGTAA
- a CDS encoding methylated-DNA--[protein]-cysteine S-methyltransferase produces METAYIKTPLGIATIIGDEDGISVISVSDEGEISNEIPTILQDAVSQLTAYFDGKRNDFDFKLNPKGTDFQQKVWKGLLEIPFGKTMSYMDLSKKLGDVKAIRAVASANGKNPLWIVVPCHRVIGTDGSLTGYAGGLWRKKWLLEHENPTTQQSLF; encoded by the coding sequence ATGGAAACAGCTTACATCAAAACGCCTTTAGGAATCGCTACAATCATTGGGGATGAAGATGGAATTTCAGTAATTTCAGTTTCTGATGAAGGCGAAATTTCAAATGAGATCCCAACAATTTTGCAGGATGCCGTTTCGCAACTCACTGCGTATTTCGATGGGAAAAGAAACGATTTCGATTTTAAATTAAATCCAAAAGGCACTGATTTTCAACAGAAAGTGTGGAAAGGATTACTGGAAATACCATTTGGAAAAACCATGTCGTATATGGATTTATCTAAAAAATTAGGTGATGTCAAAGCCATTCGAGCTGTCGCTTCAGCTAATGGGAAAAATCCCCTTTGGATAGTTGTTCCTTGTCATAGAGTCATTGGGACAGATGGTTCATTAACGGGATATGCAGGCGGATTATGGCGCAAAAAATGGTTGTTGGAACATGAAAATCCAACCACGCAACAAAGTTTGTTTTAG
- a CDS encoding c-type cytochrome codes for MKRVLIIAVAFLAFSCKKQEGESAEKQTEPTTTEAAPSEGMPVEVQTPEQLGESIFKGKGTCVSCHKTDSKLIGPSLQDIAKMYKEKNGNIITFLKGESKPIVDPAQYALMQPNIVLTKTMTDEELKGLEAYVYSNLK; via the coding sequence ATGAAAAGAGTATTAATAATTGCAGTCGCATTTTTAGCTTTTTCTTGTAAAAAGCAAGAAGGGGAATCAGCTGAAAAACAAACAGAACCAACAACAACAGAAGCGGCACCTTCTGAAGGAATGCCAGTAGAAGTTCAAACGCCGGAACAATTAGGAGAGTCAATTTTTAAAGGAAAAGGAACTTGCGTTTCTTGCCATAAAACGGATTCAAAGCTAATAGGGCCAAGCTTACAAGACATTGCCAAAATGTACAAAGAGAAAAATGGTAACATTATTACTTTCTTGAAAGGAGAAAGCAAACCTATTGTAGATCCAGCTCAATATGCATTAATGCAACCAAATATTGTCCTTACAAAAACAATGACTGACGAAGAGTTAAAAGGATTAGAAGCGTATGTGTATTCAAATCTGAAATAG
- the hemB gene encoding porphobilinogen synthase gives MFPLQRGRRLRTNESIRSLVRETSLSPADFMFPMFITEGENIKVEIPSMVGIYRRSIDLTVEEVKEIFALGIRAVNLYVKVSENLKDNTGLEAWNPNGLMQNAIRAIKAACPEMIVMPDVALDPYSIYGHDGIIANGDIENDSTNDALVKMAVSHAQAGADFVAPSDMMDGRVLRLREGLDAAGFHNVGIMSYSAKYASAFYGPFRDALDSAPVDATEIPKDKKTYQMDYANRIEAIKEALWDVEEGADMVMVKPGIAYLDIVREVKNAVNVPVTVYHVSGEYAMIKAAAERGWLDHDKIMMEQLMCIKRAGASLISTYFAKEAAILLNK, from the coding sequence ATGTTCCCATTACAACGAGGCAGAAGATTAAGAACAAACGAATCGATTAGAAGTTTAGTTCGTGAAACTAGTTTAAGTCCGGCGGACTTTATGTTTCCTATGTTTATTACAGAAGGTGAAAATATAAAGGTAGAAATTCCTTCTATGGTTGGAATTTACCGTCGTTCGATAGATTTAACCGTAGAAGAAGTCAAAGAAATATTTGCATTGGGAATTCGTGCGGTGAATCTTTATGTAAAAGTAAGTGAAAATTTAAAAGACAATACCGGACTGGAAGCATGGAACCCAAACGGATTGATGCAAAATGCCATTCGTGCCATCAAAGCCGCTTGTCCGGAAATGATTGTAATGCCTGACGTAGCTTTAGATCCTTATTCTATTTATGGTCATGACGGAATTATTGCAAACGGTGATATAGAAAACGATTCGACGAATGATGCTTTGGTGAAAATGGCCGTTTCTCATGCGCAAGCCGGCGCCGATTTTGTTGCACCATCTGACATGATGGACGGACGCGTGTTGCGTTTGCGCGAAGGTCTGGATGCTGCGGGTTTTCATAACGTAGGTATCATGAGTTATTCGGCAAAATACGCTTCTGCATTTTACGGACCTTTCCGTGATGCATTAGACAGCGCTCCTGTTGACGCCACTGAAATTCCAAAAGACAAAAAAACTTACCAAATGGATTATGCCAATCGTATCGAAGCTATCAAAGAAGCGTTGTGGGACGTAGAAGAAGGCGCTGATATGGTCATGGTAAAACCAGGGATAGCTTATTTAGACATTGTTCGTGAAGTCAAAAATGCGGTAAATGTTCCAGTAACCGTATATCATGTTTCGGGAGAATACGCGATGATTAAAGCTGCTGCCGAAAGAGGCTGGCTAGATCACGATAAAATCATGATGGAACAATTAATGTGTATCAAGAGAGCAGGAGCAAGTTTGATTTCGACTTATTTTGCTAAAGAAGCTGCTATACTTTTAAACAAATAA
- the hemF gene encoding oxygen-dependent coproporphyrinogen oxidase: protein MKNKFYTYIQNLQDQICKGLEAVEGEAKFREDLWERPEGGGGRTRVIENGKVFEKGGVNISAVHGKLPEAMQKMFNVGEADFFACGLSLVLHPKNPMTPTVHANWRYFEMYDDNGNVIQQWFGGGQDLTPYYLFEEDAIHFHQTCKTACDKHNSEFYPKYKKQCDAYFWNAHRNEARGIGGLFFDYCKATDDMSMQDWYNFVTEVGNSFLEAYVPIVEKRKDLPYTPEQRTWQEIRRGRYVEFNLVHDKGTLFGLKTNGRIESILMSLPPHVQWVYDHHAEAGSEEEKLVNVLESPRDWL from the coding sequence GTGAAAAATAAATTTTACACTTACATACAAAACCTTCAAGACCAAATCTGTAAAGGATTGGAAGCAGTTGAAGGTGAAGCTAAATTCCGTGAAGACCTTTGGGAACGTCCGGAAGGTGGTGGCGGAAGAACACGCGTGATAGAAAACGGAAAAGTTTTCGAAAAAGGCGGCGTTAATATTTCGGCAGTTCACGGGAAATTACCCGAAGCGATGCAAAAGATGTTCAACGTGGGTGAAGCTGATTTTTTTGCCTGTGGATTGAGTTTGGTTTTGCACCCAAAAAACCCAATGACTCCAACTGTTCATGCCAATTGGCGTTATTTCGAAATGTACGATGATAATGGAAACGTGATTCAGCAATGGTTCGGAGGCGGACAAGATTTAACACCGTATTATTTGTTTGAAGAAGATGCGATTCATTTTCATCAAACCTGTAAAACCGCTTGCGACAAACATAATTCGGAGTTTTATCCAAAATACAAGAAACAATGTGATGCCTATTTTTGGAATGCACATCGTAATGAAGCACGAGGAATTGGCGGATTGTTTTTCGATTATTGTAAAGCAACAGATGACATGAGTATGCAGGATTGGTACAACTTTGTAACTGAAGTTGGAAATAGTTTCCTCGAAGCGTATGTTCCAATTGTAGAAAAAAGAAAAGATTTGCCATATACTCCAGAACAAAGAACCTGGCAGGAAATCCGTCGTGGGCGTTATGTAGAGTTTAATTTGGTTCACGATAAAGGCACTTTATTTGGACTAAAAACCAACGGAAGAATCGAAAGTATCCTAATGAGTTTACCGCCGCACGTGCAATGGGTATATGACCATCACGCAGAAGCGGGAAGCGAAGAAGAAAAATTAGTAAACGTATTAGAGAGTCCAAGAGATTGGCTTTAG
- the hemE gene encoding uroporphyrinogen decarboxylase yields the protein MIKNDLFLRALKGETVQRPPVWMMRQAGRYLPEFIALRDKYDFFTRCQTPELAAEITVQPIRRIAPDAAILFSDILVIPQAMGIEVEMKPNFGPYLPNPIRTIQDVEKVIVPNVNETLGYVFDAIKLTKEMLNDEVPLIGFAGSPWTIMCYAVEGKGSKSFDMAKGFCFQYPEAAHVLLQKITDTTILYLKEKVKAGVNAVQIFDSWGGMLSPVDYQEFSWKYINQIIEALADDAPVIVFGKGCWFALGEMGKSRASALGVDWTCSPRNARYLSGGNITLQGNFDPSRLLSPIPVIKKMVHEMIDEFGKDKYIVNLGHGILPNIPVDHAKAFIDAVKEYNQ from the coding sequence ATGATTAAGAACGACCTATTTTTAAGAGCACTAAAAGGAGAAACTGTACAACGTCCACCAGTTTGGATGATGCGTCAAGCCGGAAGATATTTACCGGAATTCATCGCTTTGCGTGATAAATATGATTTTTTCACCCGTTGTCAAACGCCAGAATTAGCTGCTGAAATAACAGTACAACCAATAAGAAGAATTGCTCCAGATGCTGCCATTTTGTTCTCAGACATTTTAGTAATTCCACAAGCAATGGGAATTGAAGTGGAGATGAAACCTAATTTTGGTCCGTATTTACCAAATCCTATTCGTACGATTCAAGATGTGGAGAAAGTAATCGTTCCAAATGTAAATGAAACTTTAGGTTACGTTTTTGATGCTATCAAATTGACTAAAGAAATGCTGAATGATGAGGTGCCATTAATTGGTTTCGCAGGTTCACCTTGGACAATTATGTGTTATGCAGTAGAAGGGAAAGGTTCTAAAAGTTTTGATATGGCCAAAGGATTCTGTTTCCAATATCCAGAAGCAGCTCATGTTTTATTGCAAAAAATTACCGATACCACTATTTTATATTTAAAAGAAAAAGTAAAAGCAGGAGTAAATGCAGTTCAAATTTTTGACTCTTGGGGCGGAATGTTGTCTCCAGTAGATTACCAGGAATTTTCTTGGAAATACATCAACCAAATCATTGAAGCTTTAGCTGATGATGCACCGGTAATTGTTTTTGGAAAAGGATGTTGGTTTGCATTAGGCGAAATGGGGAAAAGTAGAGCATCAGCATTAGGAGTGGATTGGACTTGTTCGCCGCGAAATGCAAGATACTTGTCAGGTGGAAATATCACTTTACAAGGGAATTTTGATCCATCAAGATTATTATCTCCAATTCCGGTTATCAAGAAAATGGTGCACGAAATGATCGACGAATTCGGAAAAGACAAATATATAGTGAATTTAGGTCACGGAATTTTACCAAATATTCCTGTGGATCACGCGAAAGCATTTATCGATGCAGTAAAAGAGTACAATCAATAA
- a CDS encoding uroporphyrinogen-III synthase: MSQTSILSTKTLSAEQRQVFLDANFDLLEQDFIEIKNNLFELKTINNNLIFSSQNAVLSLIEQNGWEVLKTKPVFCVGIKTKELLESHGFTVDVYLDYASELAEIITLIYNKESYTFFSGNLRKETLPEALKSAGITFNEIEVYQTTLAPFKISDQENFDGILFFSPSAVESYLTNNKIKNEVCFCIGTTTASALETKKIKNIVIAETPTIEEVIEEVIEYYKTESI, translated from the coding sequence ATGAGCCAAACAAGCATTTTATCCACCAAAACATTGTCGGCAGAACAAAGGCAAGTATTTCTTGATGCTAATTTTGATCTTTTAGAACAGGATTTCATCGAAATTAAAAACAACCTTTTTGAACTGAAAACAATCAACAACAACTTGATTTTTAGCAGCCAAAATGCTGTTTTAAGTTTGATAGAACAAAACGGTTGGGAAGTTTTAAAGACTAAACCAGTTTTTTGTGTAGGCATCAAAACCAAGGAATTACTGGAGTCACATGGATTTACAGTTGATGTTTATTTGGATTACGCATCTGAATTAGCTGAAATAATCACTTTAATTTACAATAAGGAAAGTTATACTTTTTTTAGTGGAAATTTGCGTAAAGAAACATTACCTGAAGCTTTAAAAAGCGCAGGAATAACTTTTAATGAAATCGAAGTGTATCAAACAACACTTGCGCCTTTTAAAATATCAGATCAAGAAAATTTTGACGGAATTCTATTTTTTAGCCCATCTGCCGTTGAAAGTTATCTGACAAACAATAAAATAAAGAATGAAGTTTGTTTTTGCATAGGTACCACTACAGCTTCAGCATTAGAAACAAAGAAAATTAAAAACATAGTAATTGCCGAAACACCAACTATCGAAGAGGTGATTGAGGAAGTTATTGAATATTATAAAACGGAAAGCATCTAG
- the hemC gene encoding hydroxymethylbilane synthase, with protein MSKIIRIGTRDSELALWQAHTVEKKLNDLGYKTEITAVKSQGDIILDKPLYELGITGIFTKTLDIAMINGQVDIAVHSMKDVPTALPIGIVQAAVLERANTLDILVHKGNLDFLDGEGTIATGSLRRQAQWLNKYPNHKVVDLRGNVNTRMQKLQESDWNGAVFAAAGLERINLKPSNYIDLDWMIPAPAQGAMVVVAMANDEFCREAVSELNDIDTEVCTHIERQFLKTLEGGCTAPIGALAVFVEDDILFKGVLFSIDGKQKIEIEKTVAMQEWKKLGFYCAKEILENGGVELMTEIKNNLKK; from the coding sequence ATGAGCAAAATTATACGCATAGGAACCCGCGACAGTGAACTCGCACTTTGGCAAGCCCACACCGTCGAAAAAAAACTAAATGATTTAGGTTATAAAACCGAAATTACTGCAGTAAAATCACAAGGAGATATTATCCTTGACAAACCACTCTACGAATTAGGAATCACAGGAATTTTTACTAAAACCCTCGATATCGCCATGATAAATGGTCAGGTTGATATTGCAGTGCATTCCATGAAAGATGTTCCTACGGCTTTGCCAATAGGAATTGTACAGGCGGCCGTTCTGGAAAGAGCGAATACGTTGGATATTTTGGTACATAAAGGAAACCTTGATTTTCTTGATGGAGAAGGCACAATTGCCACTGGAAGTTTGCGTCGTCAGGCACAATGGTTAAATAAATATCCCAATCATAAAGTAGTTGATTTACGCGGAAACGTGAATACCAGAATGCAAAAATTGCAGGAAAGCGATTGGAACGGAGCTGTTTTTGCGGCAGCAGGATTGGAAAGAATCAACTTGAAACCTTCTAATTATATCGATTTGGACTGGATGATTCCGGCGCCGGCTCAAGGTGCAATGGTAGTTGTTGCCATGGCAAATGATGAATTTTGTAGAGAGGCGGTTTCTGAATTGAATGATATTGATACCGAAGTTTGTACACATATCGAAAGACAGTTTTTAAAAACACTCGAAGGCGGTTGTACGGCACCAATTGGCGCTTTAGCAGTTTTTGTAGAAGATGATATTTTGTTTAAAGGTGTTTTGTTTTCTATCGATGGAAAGCAAAAAATCGAAATTGAAAAAACCGTTGCGATGCAAGAATGGAAGAAATTAGGCTTTTATTGTGCCAAAGAAATTCTAGAAAATGGCGGAGTAGAATTGATGACAGAAATTAAAAATAATTTGAAGAAATAA
- the hemA gene encoding glutamyl-tRNA reductase, whose translation MENNNTSKHHYFYSVGLSYKKADAEIRGKFSLDAAAKTRLLEQAKTEGIESLIVTSTCNRTEIYGYAEHPFQLIKLICENSQGSVEAFQRVGFVYKNQEAISHLFRVGTGLDSQILGDFEIIAQIKSSFSQSKSLGLSNAFMERLVNAVIQASKKIKTDTEISSGATSVSFAAVQYIIKNVEEIGNKNILLFGTGKIGRNTCENLVKHTKNEHITLINRTKAKAEKLAGKLNLIVKDYSELHLELQKADVVVVATGAQNPTVDKAILNLKKPLLILDLSIPKNVNEDVEEMEGVTLIHMDYLSQITDETLENRKKHIPAAEAIIEEIKEEFITWTKGRKFAPTINALKAKLNAIKTSELDFQSKKISNFNEEQAEIISNRIIQKITTHFANHLKDDDTMVDESIEWIEKVFKIGATTK comes from the coding sequence ATGGAAAACAACAATACATCAAAGCATCACTATTTTTACTCCGTTGGATTGAGTTATAAAAAAGCAGATGCTGAGATTAGAGGTAAGTTTAGTTTAGATGCCGCTGCAAAAACGCGTTTACTGGAACAAGCTAAAACCGAAGGAATAGAGAGTTTAATAGTTACATCTACCTGCAACCGTACTGAGATTTATGGTTATGCGGAACATCCATTTCAATTAATCAAATTAATTTGTGAGAATAGTCAAGGATCCGTTGAAGCATTTCAAAGGGTTGGTTTTGTGTATAAAAATCAAGAAGCAATCAGTCATTTGTTTCGAGTAGGAACGGGTTTAGATAGTCAGATCCTGGGTGATTTTGAAATTATTGCACAAATAAAATCAAGTTTTTCACAGTCGAAATCTTTGGGTTTATCCAATGCTTTTATGGAAAGATTGGTTAATGCCGTTATACAAGCCAGCAAAAAAATAAAAACGGATACGGAAATTAGCTCTGGAGCTACGTCGGTTTCATTTGCTGCTGTTCAATATATCATTAAGAATGTAGAAGAGATAGGAAACAAAAATATTCTATTATTTGGTACAGGAAAAATAGGTAGAAATACCTGCGAAAATTTAGTAAAACATACTAAAAACGAACATATTACTTTAATCAACAGAACGAAAGCTAAAGCGGAAAAATTAGCCGGAAAGTTGAACTTAATTGTAAAAGATTATTCAGAATTGCATCTTGAATTGCAAAAAGCAGATGTTGTTGTAGTGGCTACAGGTGCTCAAAATCCTACTGTCGATAAAGCCATTCTGAATTTGAAAAAACCATTATTGATTCTGGATTTATCCATTCCGAAAAATGTGAATGAAGATGTGGAAGAAATGGAAGGCGTTACGCTAATTCATATGGATTATTTGTCTCAAATTACAGACGAGACTTTAGAAAATAGAAAAAAACATATTCCTGCTGCCGAAGCTATCATTGAAGAAATAAAAGAAGAATTTATTACTTGGACCAAAGGCAGAAAATTTGCCCCTACAATCAATGCCTTGAAAGCAAAATTGAACGCGATAAAAACATCCGAATTGGATTTTCAAAGCAAGAAAATTTCGAATTTCAATGAAGAACAAGCTGAAATTATCAGCAATAGAATTATCCAAAAAATAACCACACATTTTGCAAACCATTTGAAAGATGATGATACTATGGTAGATGAAAGTATTGAATGGATTGAGAAAGTTTTCAAAATAGGAGCGACTACAAAATAA
- a CDS encoding helix-turn-helix transcriptional regulator, producing MSSHETITIEDDFTLLRFQNDSSELFHAQREVGSGLIQFHFGLKGSAKFIFNQGNYALELKEEKSLLLYNPQKELPLNLELAPNSWVISVIISIKKFHALFSTEADYITFLSADNKDKKYYNEGNISPSMAIVLSQLFHYSLHPSIKNLYYKGKGYELLSLYFNRTEDPNAEQCPFLIDEDNVIKIKKAKEIIIANMAEPPGLQELADEIGLNLKKLKMGFKQIYGDTVYGFLFDYKMDFARKLLDSGSYNVNEVGLKIGYSTGSHFIAAFKKKFATTPKKYLMSINPNME from the coding sequence ATGAGTTCACACGAAACTATAACAATCGAAGATGATTTTACCCTACTTCGTTTTCAAAATGATAGTTCAGAGCTTTTTCATGCACAACGCGAAGTAGGTAGTGGGCTGATTCAGTTTCATTTTGGATTAAAAGGAAGTGCTAAATTCATTTTCAATCAAGGGAATTATGCTTTGGAACTAAAAGAAGAGAAATCATTGCTTTTATACAACCCTCAGAAAGAATTACCTTTAAATTTAGAACTTGCGCCAAATTCCTGGGTAATTTCAGTAATTATTTCAATTAAAAAGTTTCACGCTTTATTTTCGACCGAAGCCGATTATATTACTTTTTTAAGTGCCGATAACAAAGACAAAAAATATTATAACGAAGGAAATATCAGTCCGTCTATGGCAATTGTCTTATCCCAATTGTTCCATTACAGTTTGCATCCTTCTATAAAAAACCTTTATTACAAAGGAAAAGGATACGAATTATTGAGTTTGTATTTTAACCGAACTGAAGATCCAAACGCGGAACAATGTCCGTTTTTAATTGATGAAGATAATGTGATAAAAATAAAAAAAGCCAAAGAAATTATCATTGCCAATATGGCTGAACCACCCGGTTTACAGGAATTAGCGGATGAAATAGGTTTGAATTTAAAGAAACTAAAAATGGGTTTCAAACAAATTTATGGCGATACGGTTTATGGTTTTCTATTTGACTACAAAATGGATTTTGCGCGAAAATTACTCGACAGCGGCTCTTATAACGTAAACGAAGTGGGATTAAAAATTGGGTATAGTACCGGAAGCCATTTCATCGCAGCATTCAAAAAGAAATTTGCCACTACGCCAAAGAAATATTTGATGTCAATAAACCCAAATATGGAGTAA
- the hemH gene encoding ferrochelatase codes for MKGVLLVNLGSPESPTPKDVKPYLDEFLMDKYVIDVPFLLRALLVRGIILQTRPKKSAAAYAKIWWDEGSPLVVISKRMHAKVKQLVDIPVSLAMRYGNPSLLSGLQELHDKGVNEVLLFPLYPQHAMASTTTILELAEDLRKKHFPEMKFTIVPAFYNKPDYLKNLADSIKGHLKGFDYDHLLFSYHGIPERHIRKTDITKSHCKIDGSCCNTPSPAHEFCYRHQCYETTKQVVKLLGIPEGKYSQTFQSRLAGDKWLTPYTDVEVNKMPEKGIKKLAVVTPAFVSDCLETLEEIAMEANHEFKAHGGEEFLAIPCLNDSDDWCKTVSNWITNWSNAS; via the coding sequence ATGAAAGGTGTATTATTAGTTAATTTAGGTTCTCCGGAAAGTCCAACTCCTAAAGATGTAAAACCATATTTAGATGAATTTTTAATGGACAAATACGTAATTGACGTTCCGTTTTTGTTACGAGCCCTATTGGTTCGTGGAATAATTTTACAAACAAGACCTAAAAAATCAGCTGCCGCTTACGCAAAAATATGGTGGGACGAAGGTTCTCCGCTTGTCGTGATTTCGAAAAGAATGCACGCCAAAGTAAAACAACTTGTTGACATTCCTGTTTCCTTAGCAATGCGTTACGGAAATCCATCTTTATTGTCTGGTTTACAAGAATTACATGATAAAGGGGTAAATGAAGTATTGCTTTTTCCATTGTATCCACAACATGCGATGGCTTCTACGACTACCATTCTGGAATTAGCCGAAGACTTGCGTAAAAAGCACTTTCCGGAAATGAAATTTACGATCGTTCCCGCATTTTATAACAAACCCGATTATTTAAAAAACCTAGCCGATTCTATCAAAGGTCATTTAAAAGGTTTTGATTACGATCATTTGTTATTCTCCTACCACGGAATTCCGGAGCGTCACATTCGTAAGACGGATATCACCAAATCACATTGTAAAATTGACGGTTCTTGTTGCAACACGCCTTCACCGGCGCATGAATTTTGTTACCGCCATCAATGTTACGAAACCACAAAACAAGTGGTGAAATTACTGGGAATTCCAGAAGGAAAATACAGCCAGACTTTTCAATCTCGATTAGCGGGAGATAAATGGTTGACACCATACACGGACGTTGAAGTGAATAAAATGCCCGAAAAAGGAATTAAAAAATTGGCCGTTGTAACGCCTGCCTTTGTATCTGATTGTTTGGAAACTTTGGAAGAAATTGCCATGGAAGCCAATCATGAATTCAAAGCTCATGGTGGTGAGGAATTTTTAGCAATTCCTTGTTTGAACGACAGCGACGATTGGTGTAAAACAGTAAGCAATTGGATTACGAATTGGTCAAACGCATCTTAA
- a CDS encoding MATE family efflux transporter, giving the protein MAVTADELGTQDIKKLLIKQAVPSSIGILFMSVNILIDTIFVGQWIGSLAIAAVTVVLPITFLISSLGMAIGVGGGSVLSRALGSNHKEKALHTFGNQIMMTFLLSSVFVIFGVFFSDEMLLLFGAKGEIMKPAKDFFFPIILSVPFLALCMMGNNIIRAEGKAKFAMIAMIIPAFVNIALDILFIKVMNLGMFGSAMATAISYFMCFLFVLWFFVFKSELKLRARHFKFKLPIVKEITELSFVTFSRQGVVSILSIILNHTLYTYGGEHSVAIYGIISRMLMFALFPILGITQGFLPIAGFNYGAMNYERVKESVLLSIKYAAVLASLIFVVILIFAKPIVAIFTTDTLVIAQTPEALRWVFAASPIIAVQLIGAAYFQAAGKAKKALLLTLSKQGFFLIPLVLILPNFLGIFGVWIAFPIADVLSTILTGYFLKKEMNTKLIQKNDGIL; this is encoded by the coding sequence ATGGCTGTTACCGCCGATGAACTAGGAACTCAGGACATCAAAAAACTCTTGATAAAACAAGCAGTTCCGTCTTCTATTGGGATCTTATTCATGTCAGTCAACATCTTGATTGACACCATTTTTGTTGGACAATGGATTGGTTCTTTAGCTATTGCGGCGGTAACCGTTGTATTGCCCATTACTTTCTTGATTTCATCATTGGGAATGGCAATTGGTGTGGGCGGAGGTTCTGTTCTTTCTAGAGCTTTAGGATCCAATCATAAAGAAAAAGCATTGCACACTTTTGGAAATCAAATCATGATGACGTTTTTATTGTCCTCTGTTTTTGTGATTTTTGGTGTATTTTTTAGTGATGAAATGCTACTACTTTTTGGCGCCAAAGGCGAAATAATGAAACCTGCCAAGGACTTTTTCTTTCCCATTATTCTATCAGTTCCATTTCTTGCACTTTGCATGATGGGCAACAATATTATCCGTGCAGAAGGCAAAGCTAAATTTGCCATGATTGCCATGATTATACCTGCTTTTGTCAATATTGCACTCGATATTCTTTTTATAAAAGTGATGAATTTAGGAATGTTCGGTTCGGCAATGGCAACGGCGATTTCCTATTTCATGTGCTTTTTGTTTGTCCTTTGGTTTTTTGTTTTTAAAAGCGAATTAAAACTCCGAGCGCGACATTTTAAGTTTAAACTTCCAATTGTAAAAGAAATCACGGAATTAAGTTTCGTCACCTTTTCCAGACAAGGAGTGGTGAGTATTTTATCCATAATTTTAAATCATACTTTATATACCTACGGAGGCGAACATTCTGTTGCAATTTATGGAATTATCAGCCGAATGCTGATGTTTGCTTTGTTTCCAATATTAGGAATTACGCAAGGTTTTCTACCTATTGCTGGATTCAATTATGGAGCAATGAATTATGAAAGAGTTAAAGAAAGCGTACTACTTTCGATAAAATACGCTGCAGTTTTAGCCTCGCTGATTTTTGTGGTTATTTTAATTTTTGCCAAACCTATAGTCGCTATTTTTACTACAGACACACTCGTAATTGCTCAAACTCCTGAAGCTTTACGTTGGGTTTTTGCAGCTTCGCCAATTATTGCCGTTCAACTCATTGGTGCAGCTTATTTTCAAGCTGCTGGAAAAGCTAAAAAAGCCTTACTATTGACTTTGAGTAAGCAAGGATTTTTCCTGATTCCGTTAGTGCTGATTCTACCAAATTTTTTAGGTATTTTTGGAGTCTGGATTGCATTCCCAATTGCCGATGTACTTTCAACAATACTCACTGGTTATTTTCTAAAAAAAGAAATGAACACAAAATTGATTCAAAAAAACGATGGAATACTATAA